The following are from one region of the Nicotiana tomentosiformis chromosome 7, ASM39032v3, whole genome shotgun sequence genome:
- the LOC138895986 gene encoding uncharacterized protein, whose product MDPLHGWCLEREGSGLGIVLKLPTGNAVRQSIRTVKLTNNEAEYEAMIAGLKLAKVLGEEVIEAKCDSLLIVNQVNGTFEVREDRMQRYLDKLQVTLHQFKETLQHVPRDQNSEADALANLGSSIEDNELDSGAVVHLMRSVVEEVHTEINSTSLTLDWINKYIEYLKTVKLPLDPKESRSLRTKVAQFTLTEDGTLFRRTFNGPLAICLGPGDTEYVLREVHEGTYVNHSGAESLVQKLIRVGYYWIDMEKDTKEFVRKCDECQKHAPMIHQPGELLHSVLSPWPFMKWGMEIVGPLPLAPGFRES is encoded by the exons atggaccctcttcacggatGGTGCTTGGAACGTgaagggtccgggctcggcatCGTACTAAAACTGCCCACAGGCAATgcggttagacaatctattagaactgtgaaattgactaacaatgaggccgaatatgaggccatgattgcaggtctcaaactagCCAAAGTCTTGGGAGAGgaggtgatcgaggccaaatgcgactccctcctcatagtgaatcaggttaacggaaccttcgaagttagagaggaccgaatgcaaagatacctagataagttacaagtaactttgcaccAATTTAAGGAGACattgcaacatgtgcctcgagatcagaatagtgaggccgatgccctcgcaAACTTGGGATCATCAATCGAAGACAACGAGCTCGATTCAGGGGCGGTCGTGCATCTCATGAGATCAGTAGTTGAAGAAGTTCACaccgagataaattccacaagcttgACTTTGGATTGGATAAATAAGTACATAGAATATTTGAAGACCGTAAAGCTTCCCTTAGATCCGAAAGAATCTAGGTCCCTACGAACGAAGGTAGCACAGTTCACTTTGACCGAAGATGGGACTTTGTTTAGGAGAACGTTCAATGGTCCATTAgcaatatgtctaggaccggGAGACACTGAATATGTTCtaagagaagttcacgaaggcacttacGTAAATCACTCTGGtgctgaatcattggttcaaaagctaatcagagtcggctattactggatcgacatggaaaaagatacgaaagagtttgttcgaaaatgtgacgaaTGTCAAAAGcatgcgccgatgattcaccaacccggtgAACTGCTCCATTCAGTTTTAtcaccatggccatttatgaaatggggaatggaaatcgtcggccccctcccatTGGCgccag gctttcgagaaagttag
- the LOC138895987 gene encoding uncharacterized protein, translating to MSSKDIMSKIVLAPSKVTIKNKYPLPRIDNLFDQLQGAKYFSKIELRSGYHQLKIREKDIPKTAFQTRCFPKELPRVEDKIDYDTGVDLTGGYIWALQRPLAKEVHQLASLGVRLADSSEGGVIMKNWAESLLVVEVKEKQYDDPLLVQLNEGIHKHKTMSFSLGMEDGTLRYQGRLCVPNIDGLRERIMTKAHNFRYFVHPDSTKMYHDIKKVYWWNDIKRIVADFVTRCPNCQQVKGEHQKPDGLAQNIEVPMWKWEMVNMDFVVGLPCPPCKFDSIWGNWDDHLPLIEFAYNNSYHASIKVVPFELYMVGDVDLPLGCSRLGKKSL from the exons aaaagatattatgtctaaGATTGTACTCGCGCCTtctaaagttacaatcaagaataagtacccactaccaagaatagataacttgtttgatcaattgcagggtgctaagtatttctccaagattgaacTAAGATCGggatatcaccaattgaagatcagggagaaaGACATTCCTAAAACAGCTTTCcagacccg ATGCTTTCCaaaagagcttccaagagttgaagacaagattgactacgacaccggtgttgaccttactggagggtacatatgg gcacttcaaaggccgttggccaaggaagttcaccaattggctagtttgggagttcgtcttgcagactctagCGAAGGAGGGGTGATTATGAAAAATTgggctgaatcattgcttgtagtagaagtcaaggagaagcaatatgaCGATCCGTTGTTGGTGCAGTTGAatgaggggattcataaacataagaccatgtctttttctcttggcatggaagatggtacactaaggtaccaagggcgattatgtgttccaaatatagatggtctccgggaaagaatcatgaccaagGCTCATAATTTCAGGTATTTTGTGCACCCAgattctacaaagatgtaccatgatatTAAGAAAgtttattggtggaatgatataaaGAGGATTGTAGCAGACTTTGTcacaagatgtccaaattgtcaacaagtgaagggcGAACACCAAAAGCCtgatgggttggcacagaacatagaagttccaatgtggaagtgggagatggtcaatatggactttgtggtgggactACCTTGCCCGCCTtgcaagttcgactcgatttgg ggtaactgggatgatcatttgccactcatagaatttgcctacaataacagttatcatgctagcattaaAGTGGTACCATTCGagctctatatggtaggagatgtagatctacCATTGGGttgttcgagattggggaagaagAGTTTATAG